The nucleotide window TTGGAGTTGGTGCAATAACCAAAATAAATGATATTGTAAAGGAATTAGCTCAAAATGGAATCAGTAAAATCCTGGTAGTATCAGGGAAAAGCTCTTATAAAATTACAGGAGCTTGGGAACATACGGAGAAAGCTTTTAAAGAAAATAACATTAATTATGAAATTTATGACAAAGTTACCCCAAATCCAACTGTAGACCAAGTTGATGAAGCTGTTAAAGTTGGAGAAAAACTTGGAGCTCAAGCGGTTTTAGCAATTGGTGGAGGAAGTCCAATTGATGCAGGAAAAAGTGCAGCAATATTATTAAAATATTCTGATAAAACAGCAAGAGATTTATACGAATATAAATTTACCCCAACAAAAGCTGTTCCAGTAATAACTATTAACTTAACTCATGGAACAGGAACCGAAGTTGATAGATTCGCAGTTGTAAGTATTCCTGAAAAAGAGTATAAGCCAGCTATTGCTTATGATTGCATTTATCCTTTATACTCAATCGATGATCCTGCTTTAATGACAAAGCTACCTAATGAGCAAACTTTATATGTATCTATTGATGCATTGAATCACGTTGTAGAAGCAGCAACAACAAAAGTTGCTTCACCTTATTCTATATTGTTGGCAAAAGAAACCATAAGATTAATCAGTAAATATTTACCTGCTGCTATAAAAGATCCTAATGATTTAACAGCAAGGTATTATTTGCTTTATGCTTCATTGATAGCTGGAATATCTTTTGATAATGGTTTATTACATTTTACACACGCTCTTGAACATCCATTAAGCGGTGTAAAACCAGAATTATCCCATGGACTTGGATTATCAATGTTATTACCGGCGATTATTAAACAAATTTACCCTGTAACAGGTCAAATTCTTGCTGACATATTATCTCCTGTAGTTCCAGGGCTAAAAGGCACTCCTGATGAAGCTGACAAAGCTGCTTTTGGAGTAGAAGACTGGTTATTTAGCGTGGGTGTAACTTCAAAATTAAAAGACCAAGGCTTTACAGAAGGAGATATTGAAAAATTGACCAATCTAGCTTTAGAAACACCTTCTTTAGGTCTATTATTAAGTCTTGCTCCAACTCAATCAGATAAAGATGTCATTTCTAAAATATATAGAGAATCTTTGAATTCTTATAAATCTTTATTATCAGCTAATGTGTAGTTAATGATATGTTTTTAAGGAAGATCAGCTTTTAAGCTGATCTTCCTTTGTAATTTCACTTAAAAATGTTTGGTGATGGTAAAAAAATGAGTGGCAAATATCTGAGAGAATCATAAGGGATGAAGCCATTTTTGTCATGCCGGACTTGATCCGGCATCTTTCCAATGTTGCCAATCGGATAGATCCCGAAACAATACTGAAACAAGTTCAGCACATGGTTCGGGATGACAATACAACGATTTGAGATTTTTTGTTATTTTATGGAAATAATAAATGTTTTATGGTCTATAATAAGCTATATTATCTATTTTAGTGAGAATTAAGTGTGTGGATTAATTTTTTATCAAAATTTAAATCTTATAAACTTTATCTGGTTATTGCAGTATTACTAGGTGTTTTTGTTAGATTTTATGGTCTTGATATTCAGGGATTATGGTTTGATGAGCTGGTTGTAATATTCCCTGCAATTTATAAGAATCTTGATATGCTACAGGCATTGTTATTAAATGATTTACACCCTCCATTATACCCCTTGTTTTTATATAGCTGGATAACGACTCTTGGTGGCTCTGAAATCCTGATTAGACTACCAAGTGCTATAGCTGGAGTGTTAGCTATAGTTTTTATGTATTTATTTTCTAAAACCATATTTAATAAATATATAGCAACTTCTTCAACAATATTAATTGCTCTATCCAGTGCTGCTATTGTTTATTCACAGGAAGCCAGAAATTATAGTTTTGTTTTGTTATTTTCTACAATTTCGACCTTATACTGGCTGGATTTATTAAAAAAGATAGATAATTCCGAAATAAGTCAAAAAGAATTAATTATTTATTGGTTTATTTGTATTTTTACATCATATTTGCATTATTTTGGAGCAGCCTTTATCTTTTTTCAGCTAGTTTATTTGTTAATTGCCTCTTTACATGTTAAAAGGCATATCAAAGAGATGCTGTTTTTTATACTAATGTTTGCTTGTACTTTTTTGCCCTGGCTTTTTACACAGTATTCTTATATTAAGGTAGTAAATAGCGAACAATTTTGGATTTCAAAGCCTGACATTACTTCTATCAGCTTATTATTAGATTTTATTTTTAATAAGAAATTAATAATTTTCTTACTCATCCCTATTCTCATAAGCGTAATTAAAAAAGAACTTTTTATTGAAATAAAGCAGACAAATCTTAGAAGTCCGATTATTGCTTTATTATATTTAGCATTATTTCCTGTTTTGGTTATATTTTTAATATCTCAAACCGTACCTGTATTCTATCCCAGATATTTTATTGTGATTTTATCCCCTGTTTATTTGTTAATACCAATTTTAATATCTTTGAATCCCTTTTTTATCGGGATAAAAAATACTATTTATATCTTTATAATATCTTTGGCAAGCTTTTTATTGTTTTTGTTTGTTCCGGGGAATAATATTTTAGATAATAATAAAACTTTTTATCAGCCTTATAAGCAGCAATGGAGAGAAGCAAGTAAATATGTAATGGATAATTATGCAGAAAATACTGCTATTTTTGTAGATAGGCATCCATTTATGTATTCGTATTATTTTGATAAATTTCAGAAGTATCAGGGCAAAATAAATATAATTGAATATAAATTTTCTATAACCGAGGATAATCTTTATGAAATTAGTAAAAAATTTGATACTGTGTTCTTTTTCTCTACTTTTTCAAACATCTCTGAAAATATGAAATCATCACTTAAAAAAGCATGTAATGAAGATAAAGAAAATGATTTTACAGGTATATTTGTGCATAAATGTTCTTTAAATAAAAGTCAAAAACCTTAAATAGTGCTACTCTCCTATAGGTCCAATGGTAATTGTACTACCCGATGTTGAACCGCCGTAAAACACACTTGTAAAAAAGTTTGTGAACGTGCTAGGGCTTATTGAATACAAAGAATACCCTGTTACAGCTCCTACAAGTAAAGCTGTAAGTGTATATTCAAACAAATTATTACCTTTTTTAGATGAATATTTTCTCATTTTAGTATTCTCAATATTTAAAAGCTCTTTATTATGTTATATCGGTATATTACTATTAAAAATTTAATATATATAAATACTTCTTTACAAAAATTAAGTTTTTCAAAAAAGATTATTAGAATTAGTTAATTTTTACAGGTAATTTTTTGAACGTTAATAGCCATTATCATTAATAAAAAGACAAATTTAAAGGATTGTTAACGTTTTTAAATTATAGAAGAAATTGGATAATAACTTTCAAAAATGGATGGTTTTGCCCATTTTTTAGAGGTTTTAATAAAAATACTGTGATATATTTATTTTATTGGTCAGACTTATATGTTTATAAGGAGTGGAGTAGTTTAATTTATAGGGGAATGTACTTTGGACACAGTTATGGAGATAAATGGGGAACAAAAGCTTGTAGATAATGAGAAAATATTTTCTCCTTCTGAAGTTAGAAAGCTTTTAAACACTGATAATCAGGAAATACAGCGCTTATGTAAAGAAGTCAGCGTTTTTCCTAAAAAAGATAATTCTACAGGAAGAATATTCTTCTTTAAAAATGATGTAGAAGTCTTGAAGAAGATTAAAGACTTGTATGACAAAACTCAGAAAGTGCTTGATCAAAAAGGAAATGGTGAAAGCACTGCTTTAGCACTTGCAGGCAGCTCTATCAAACCTATTAGTGATGATTCTGGACTTAATGCTATTGTTAATACTGTAGTTGATGCAAGAGATGATATTGTCAAGAGACTAACTAGCATTATCGATGAAAAACTTGAAGGCATCGATGATGT belongs to Candidatus Melainabacteria bacterium RIFOXYA2_FULL_32_9 and includes:
- a CDS encoding alcohol dehydrogenase, with amino-acid sequence MWENAININEIREIRAKTTVYLGVGAITKINDIVKELAQNGISKILVVSGKSSYKITGAWEHTEKAFKENNINYEIYDKVTPNPTVDQVDEAVKVGEKLGAQAVLAIGGGSPIDAGKSAAILLKYSDKTARDLYEYKFTPTKAVPVITINLTHGTGTEVDRFAVVSIPEKEYKPAIAYDCIYPLYSIDDPALMTKLPNEQTLYVSIDALNHVVEAATTKVASPYSILLAKETIRLISKYLPAAIKDPNDLTARYYLLYASLIAGISFDNGLLHFTHALEHPLSGVKPELSHGLGLSMLLPAIIKQIYPVTGQILADILSPVVPGLKGTPDEADKAAFGVEDWLFSVGVTSKLKDQGFTEGDIEKLTNLALETPSLGLLLSLAPTQSDKDVISKIYRESLNSYKSLLSANV